In Paraburkholderia flagellata, a genomic segment contains:
- a CDS encoding LysR substrate-binding domain-containing protein, with protein MGTLTITAPVQLGQRFIAPLVNAYTLRYPDVSVNAVYLDRPTRLLEEGVDIAIRIGHLEDSSTFAVRLGSVRRQTFASQAYLAEHGEPMHPRDLAAHHCVSFTGVSQPHEWMFYENNSKIPVRLQPRMIVNLAPAAISAAQDGVGITQLLSYQAAAEVSSGSLVPILRAYEPESTPVNLLHVERRGTSGKIRSFVEFVTETLRNNAYLQCAGGVTTEGQCTKSQGNRESAQDCATHAPYLPPLNHSSDDSTAMRSSR; from the coding sequence GTGGGCACGCTCACGATTACAGCGCCGGTCCAACTCGGCCAGCGCTTCATCGCTCCGCTCGTCAACGCCTACACGTTGCGCTACCCCGACGTCAGCGTGAACGCTGTTTACCTCGATCGGCCCACGCGCCTGCTAGAAGAAGGCGTGGATATCGCCATACGTATTGGTCATCTCGAAGATTCGTCGACATTCGCGGTGCGCCTGGGATCCGTGCGGCGTCAAACCTTCGCGTCCCAGGCTTATCTCGCCGAGCATGGAGAACCCATGCATCCGAGAGACCTGGCCGCCCACCATTGCGTTTCCTTTACCGGCGTTTCCCAACCGCACGAGTGGATGTTTTACGAGAATAATTCAAAGATCCCCGTGCGGCTTCAGCCGCGGATGATCGTCAATCTGGCGCCCGCCGCCATTTCGGCGGCGCAAGACGGCGTGGGTATCACACAGTTGCTGTCCTATCAGGCCGCAGCCGAAGTGTCGTCCGGAAGTCTGGTGCCAATCTTGAGGGCATACGAGCCTGAATCCACTCCGGTCAATCTGCTTCATGTCGAACGACGCGGGACGAGCGGAAAGATTCGGTCCTTCGTGGAGTTCGTTACTGAAACGCTGCGAAACAATGCATATCTTCAATGTGCGGGCGGCGTGACAACCGAGGGTCAATGCACGAAGAGTCAAGGCAATCGCGAATCCGCGCAGGATTGCGCAACGCATGCGCCATATCTACCGCCACTCAATCATTCATCCGACGACTCAACCGCGATGCGAAGTTCGCGATAA
- a CDS encoding GlxA family transcriptional regulator codes for MKVAIVVFDGVQALDVAGPLDVFAEANTFLSEHQRYEVTLVGREPGTVTCSNGMQLAVSLGYADRDVQWDLLLVAGGPQLPDVHPSNEFVAWLQSQARSASRFGSVCNGAFVLAHAGLLDGKEVTTHWSDAGRLSNEFPHANVQPDRIFVRDGRLFTSAGVTAGIDLCLALVAEDWGHELAVRVAKRLVVYIQREGGQSQYSPYIGAGKDEDPILSKVYRYVSEHITDTLSIEALASAAAVSRRTLSRIFAKNAKVTPSVFVEQVRVDTARKLLEDTDAPLKTVAFKCGFHSATHMRTTFSRRLNVTPKQYRLRFRREASA; via the coding sequence ATGAAAGTCGCCATTGTTGTATTCGATGGTGTGCAGGCGCTAGATGTTGCAGGCCCACTCGACGTGTTTGCCGAGGCAAACACGTTTCTCTCCGAGCACCAGCGCTATGAGGTGACGCTCGTGGGACGCGAGCCGGGCACCGTGACCTGCTCGAATGGCATGCAGCTGGCGGTCTCGCTGGGCTATGCCGATCGTGACGTTCAATGGGATCTGCTCCTCGTAGCCGGTGGGCCGCAGTTGCCTGACGTCCATCCATCGAACGAGTTTGTCGCGTGGCTGCAAAGCCAGGCGCGCAGCGCAAGCCGCTTTGGTTCGGTGTGCAACGGCGCATTCGTGCTGGCTCATGCTGGGCTTCTCGATGGCAAGGAAGTGACGACCCACTGGTCGGATGCCGGTCGCCTTTCCAATGAATTCCCGCACGCCAATGTGCAGCCCGACCGGATCTTCGTTCGCGACGGGCGGCTATTCACGTCGGCAGGCGTGACCGCGGGCATCGATTTGTGTCTCGCGCTGGTTGCGGAAGACTGGGGCCACGAACTGGCGGTGCGCGTTGCGAAGCGGTTGGTGGTGTATATCCAGCGCGAAGGCGGCCAGTCCCAGTACAGCCCTTATATCGGCGCTGGCAAGGACGAAGACCCGATACTCAGCAAGGTGTATCGCTACGTGAGCGAACATATCACCGATACGCTTTCGATCGAGGCGCTGGCGAGCGCGGCTGCCGTGAGCCGGCGCACCCTGTCGCGCATATTCGCGAAGAACGCCAAGGTCACGCCCTCCGTATTCGTCGAGCAGGTTCGTGTCGACACGGCGAGGAAACTCCTGGAGGACACGGACGCACCGCTCAAGACGGTCGCATTCAAATGCGGGTTTCATAGCGCCACGCATATGCGAACGACGTTCTCGCGGCGTTTGAACGTCACGCCAAAACAGTATCGCTTGCGTTTTCGCAGGGAGGCGAGTGCGTAG
- the mug gene encoding G/U mismatch-specific DNA glycosylase, translating to MVELAHASSVQRLPDIIEPGLAVLFCGINPGMRAAAAGHHFDGRGNRFWRVLHRAGFTKEEFRPENDREVLRYGLGLTTAVSRATARADELSRAEIQAAAAQFELKIQQYAPRFVAFLGKMALAGMSGKRDIGWGLQSSQFGGARAWVLPNPSGLNRAFSLDALVSAYRELRIAVESSDE from the coding sequence GTGGTGGAGCTTGCGCATGCCAGTTCAGTGCAACGCCTGCCCGATATCATCGAACCCGGTTTGGCGGTACTGTTTTGCGGAATCAATCCGGGTATGCGCGCGGCCGCTGCGGGGCACCACTTCGATGGCAGAGGAAACCGGTTCTGGCGCGTTCTCCATCGCGCTGGCTTTACCAAGGAAGAGTTTCGCCCCGAGAATGACCGTGAGGTGCTGCGGTATGGCTTGGGTCTGACTACCGCGGTCTCGCGTGCGACGGCGCGCGCGGATGAACTGTCGAGAGCGGAGATTCAAGCCGCAGCGGCGCAGTTCGAATTGAAGATCCAGCAGTACGCGCCCAGGTTCGTCGCCTTTCTTGGCAAGATGGCGCTTGCCGGGATGTCCGGCAAGCGAGATATCGGATGGGGTTTGCAATCCAGTCAATTCGGCGGCGCACGCGCATGGGTCTTGCCGAACCCGAGCGGCCTGAACCGCGCATTCAGCCTCGACGCACTCGTGAGTGCTTATCGCGAACTTCGCATCGCGGTTGAGTCGTCGGATGAATGA
- a CDS encoding 2-oxoglutarate dehydrogenase E1 component: MLKERQTSFLFGGNAPYVEEQYEAYLADPDAVTTEWREWFDALRETPAIDGSDRDDQPHAPVISSFVELAKRPPRAIVRAENTVANDSGLALARKQVAVQSLIAAFRMIGARTADLDPLAWTPPRAYAELTAAYYGLTATDMSTKFSTADTFLFDDDATLQELVTALEETYTGTLGAEFMHLTDAEQRRWWQMQLESTRARPSLQVAEKRRLLERLTAAEGLEKYLHARYTGQTRFSLEGGESLIALLDEVVQQSASKKVRTVVMGMAHRGRLNVLVNIVGKPLRALFDEFDGKDPEGLPAGDVKYHKGFTSSVDTPEGPVEVMLAFNPSHLEIVNPVVQGMARAKGEALGSTDGVEVLPVEIHGDAAMSGQGVVMETLSLSYTRGHGTGGTVHIVVNNQIGFTTSDPRDTRSSFYTTDIAKMIEAPILHVNGDDPEAVAMAVRLALDYRTAFKRSVVIDLVCFRRYGHQEQDTPGITQPLMYRAIASHPGVRSLYAQKLIKQGVVTAEEAESYLSTRRDLLKRANETDGSDVSGEQPEAGERSLPNEPANPAPHSSPSAEALRGLAQQISTVPEGLSLHPLVKRMMNSRQEMAAGKRPLDWGMGEHLAFASLLGAGIGVRLSGQDSARGTFNHRHAVLHDQTRMNRPDGVYIPLDHIGEASNQAQGRFSVTNSILSEAAVLAFEYGYTTVNRDALVIWEAQFGDFANGAQVVIDQFIAAAAAKWGQRSGLTLLLPHGQEGAGPEHASARLERYLQLSAQDNMRVAQPTTPAQLFHLLRMQALAADRRPLVVMTPKSLLRHPEAVSTFEELSAGEFREVLPDTQFEASRASSVERVIVATGKVYFELLEHRRANATDTPIIRVEQLYPFPARQLAAELARYPSLKTVVWCQEESRNQGAWSFVEPQLRDLLPSGATLRYAGPDAGASTAPGYHSAHVARQAALVEQAFAE; this comes from the coding sequence ATGTTGAAGGAACGTCAGACCTCTTTCCTCTTCGGGGGCAATGCCCCTTACGTTGAAGAGCAATACGAAGCTTACCTGGCTGACCCGGATGCGGTCACCACGGAATGGCGCGAGTGGTTCGATGCGCTGCGCGAAACGCCCGCTATCGATGGCAGTGATCGTGACGACCAGCCGCACGCGCCTGTTATTTCGAGCTTTGTCGAACTTGCGAAGCGGCCGCCGCGCGCGATCGTTCGGGCCGAGAACACGGTCGCCAACGACTCCGGCCTTGCCCTCGCGCGCAAGCAGGTGGCGGTACAGTCGCTCATCGCCGCGTTCCGCATGATCGGCGCGCGCACGGCCGATCTCGATCCGCTGGCATGGACACCGCCGCGCGCCTACGCCGAGTTGACCGCGGCTTACTATGGCCTCACGGCCACAGACATGTCCACGAAGTTCAGCACCGCCGATACGTTCCTGTTCGACGACGATGCCACGCTGCAAGAACTCGTCACGGCGCTCGAAGAAACCTATACGGGCACGCTTGGCGCCGAGTTCATGCATCTCACCGATGCGGAGCAACGGCGCTGGTGGCAAATGCAGCTCGAATCCACGCGAGCGAGGCCATCACTGCAGGTGGCGGAGAAACGCAGACTGCTGGAACGCTTGACTGCAGCAGAAGGGCTTGAAAAATACCTTCACGCGCGCTACACCGGACAAACGCGGTTCTCGCTCGAAGGCGGCGAGTCGCTGATCGCGCTGCTCGATGAAGTCGTCCAGCAAAGTGCCTCGAAAAAGGTGCGCACGGTGGTGATGGGCATGGCGCACCGCGGACGCCTGAATGTTCTGGTGAATATCGTGGGCAAACCACTGCGTGCGCTGTTCGATGAGTTCGATGGAAAGGATCCCGAAGGACTTCCCGCAGGCGACGTCAAATACCACAAGGGCTTTACGAGTTCGGTCGATACGCCCGAGGGGCCGGTTGAAGTGATGCTCGCATTCAATCCGTCGCACCTGGAAATCGTGAACCCGGTTGTGCAAGGCATGGCGCGCGCCAAGGGCGAGGCCCTGGGCAGCACAGACGGCGTCGAGGTTCTGCCGGTCGAGATTCACGGCGACGCAGCGATGTCCGGCCAGGGTGTCGTGATGGAAACCTTGAGCCTCTCCTATACGCGCGGACATGGCACGGGCGGCACCGTTCATATCGTCGTCAACAATCAGATTGGCTTTACGACTTCCGATCCACGCGATACGCGTTCGTCGTTCTACACCACGGACATCGCGAAGATGATCGAGGCGCCCATCCTGCATGTGAATGGCGACGACCCCGAAGCGGTCGCGATGGCGGTGCGCCTTGCCCTCGACTATCGCACGGCGTTCAAACGCAGCGTGGTCATCGATCTCGTGTGCTTCCGCAGATACGGGCACCAGGAACAGGACACGCCGGGCATCACGCAACCGCTGATGTATCGCGCGATCGCCAGCCACCCCGGCGTGAGATCGCTGTACGCCCAGAAACTCATTAAACAAGGTGTGGTGACCGCCGAAGAAGCCGAGAGCTATCTCAGCACGCGCCGTGACCTTCTCAAGCGCGCGAATGAAACCGATGGCTCCGACGTTTCCGGTGAACAACCGGAAGCGGGCGAGCGTTCCTTGCCGAACGAACCGGCAAACCCCGCTCCCCATTCTTCCCCTTCGGCCGAGGCGCTGCGCGGCCTCGCGCAGCAGATTTCGACCGTTCCTGAAGGCCTTTCGCTTCATCCACTCGTCAAGCGGATGATGAACTCACGTCAGGAAATGGCTGCTGGAAAACGTCCGCTCGATTGGGGCATGGGCGAGCATCTGGCATTCGCTTCGCTGCTCGGCGCTGGGATCGGCGTTCGACTGAGCGGGCAAGATAGCGCGCGCGGGACGTTCAATCATCGTCACGCCGTGTTGCACGATCAAACGCGGATGAACCGTCCGGATGGCGTTTATATTCCGCTCGATCATATCGGTGAAGCCAGCAACCAGGCGCAAGGCCGTTTTAGCGTGACGAATTCCATCCTCTCCGAGGCGGCTGTCCTCGCATTCGAATACGGCTACACAACAGTGAACCGCGATGCGTTGGTGATCTGGGAAGCGCAATTCGGTGACTTCGCCAACGGCGCGCAGGTGGTGATCGACCAGTTCATCGCTGCTGCTGCCGCCAAGTGGGGGCAACGCAGCGGCCTCACGCTCCTCCTCCCTCACGGGCAGGAAGGCGCGGGACCCGAGCACGCATCGGCGCGGCTCGAACGTTATTTGCAACTGAGCGCGCAGGACAATATGCGCGTCGCCCAGCCGACCACGCCCGCGCAGTTATTCCATTTGCTGCGCATGCAGGCACTCGCTGCCGATCGCCGCCCGCTTGTCGTCATGACGCCGAAGTCGCTGTTGCGGCACCCTGAAGCGGTCAGCACGTTCGAGGAGTTGAGCGCAGGCGAATTCCGCGAAGTTCTGCCGGACACGCAGTTCGAAGCGTCGCGGGCTTCCAGCGTCGAGCGCGTCATCGTGGCCACGGGCAAGGTCTACTTCGAGTTGCTCGAGCATCGCCGCGCGAACGCGACCGATACGCCGATCATCCGCGTCGAACAACTTTACCCGTTTCCCGCAAGACAGTTGGCCGCCGAACTCGCGCGCTATCCCAGCCTCAAGACCGTGGTCTGGTGCCAGGAGGAATCGCGCAACCAGGGCGCATGGAGTTTCGTCGAGCCGCAGTTGCGCGA